One segment of Clostridium botulinum DNA contains the following:
- a CDS encoding Crp/Fnr family transcriptional regulator yields the protein MKDLINKLTKNNLFQGLNEEEINYVISDKNYFIKSYKKGEIIASEDDECSSLGIILDGMVEIQKIYLSGKYIVLKRLSNNQVFGEALIFSKKNTYPSTIVAFEDCSILYMKRKTIINSCLENEKLLENFMSILSNKVLMLNSKIKNISFKSIKHKVINFILELSKKQNSIYVNLKESKKEIASNLGIPRPSLSRELMNLRDLKYIEFDKNTIKILDLEKLEEELFN from the coding sequence ATGAAAGATTTAATAAATAAGTTAACTAAAAATAATTTATTTCAAGGACTTAATGAAGAGGAAATAAATTATGTTATATCTGATAAAAATTATTTTATTAAGTCATATAAAAAAGGAGAAATTATTGCTTCAGAAGATGATGAGTGTAGTAGTTTGGGTATTATATTAGATGGTATGGTAGAAATACAAAAGATATATTTAAGTGGAAAATATATTGTTTTAAAAAGGTTATCTAATAACCAAGTATTTGGAGAAGCACTTATTTTTTCAAAGAAAAATACCTATCCATCTACAATAGTTGCATTTGAAGACTGTAGTATTTTATATATGAAACGAAAGACTATTATAAATTCATGTTTGGAAAATGAAAAATTACTAGAAAATTTTATGTCTATATTAAGCAATAAAGTTTTAATGCTTAATTCTAAAATAAAAAATATATCATTTAAAAGTATTAAGCATAAAGTTATAAATTTCATACTTGAATTATCTAAAAAACAAAATAGTATATATGTAAATTTAAAAGAAAGTAAAAAAGAAATTGCTTCTAATCTGGGGATACCTAGACCGTCATTATCACGAGAACTTATGAACTTAAGAGATCTGAAGTATATAGAATTTGATAAAAATACAATTAAAATATTAGATTTAGAAAAATTAGAAGAGGAATTATTTAATTAA
- a CDS encoding DeoR/GlpR family DNA-binding transcription regulator — protein MNKKLQRANRIIEILKEKNGASVKDLASTLGVSEMTIRRDLNLLKSNNIVSNVYGATIYNPLNSIEKLNNNYDITNEIIKRENEKIKIGKAAAKLIQNDDIIIIDAGTTTEKLAQSISDDIKLTALFYSINILSALKNRKNIELIFSGGYFHENTQMFESPEGISLIENMRATKVFVSAAGVHETLGVTCSNNYEVATKRAIISSSVEKILLVDSDKFDSVKSSYFSDLKEFDIVITDHGIPDEWRTRLEDMEIQVIIA, from the coding sequence ATGAATAAAAAACTACAGCGTGCTAATAGAATTATAGAAATTTTAAAAGAAAAAAATGGTGCTTCAGTTAAAGATTTAGCATCTACCTTAGGGGTTTCTGAGATGACAATTAGACGAGATTTAAATCTTTTGAAATCAAATAATATAGTTAGTAATGTATATGGGGCTACGATATATAATCCTTTAAATAGTATCGAAAAATTAAATAATAATTATGATATTACAAATGAAATTATAAAAAGAGAAAATGAAAAAATTAAAATAGGCAAGGCTGCTGCAAAATTAATACAAAATGATGATATTATCATAATAGATGCTGGTACAACTACAGAAAAATTAGCTCAAAGCATTAGTGATGATATAAAACTAACAGCATTATTTTATAGTATTAACATACTGAGTGCCTTAAAAAACAGAAAAAATATTGAATTAATATTTTCTGGTGGATATTTTCACGAAAACACTCAAATGTTTGAAAGTCCTGAAGGAATTTCTCTTATTGAAAATATGAGAGCTACTAAGGTTTTTGTATCTGCTGCTGGAGTGCATGAAACTTTGGGGGTTACATGTTCTAACAACTACGAGGTAGCAACTAAAAGAGCTATTATAAGTTCATCTGTTGAAAAAATATTATTAGTTGATTCTGATAAATTTGATTCTGTAAAATCATCTTACTTTTCAGACCTTAAAGAATTCGATATTGTAATTACAGATCATGGTATTCCTGATGAATGGCGTACACGCCTTGAAGATATGGAAATACAAGTTATTATCGCTTAA
- the deoC gene encoding deoxyribose-phosphate aldolase produces MNNAEILKHVDHTLLKPVATWDDIKKICDESIEYNTASICIPACYISRIHETYGDKINICTVVGFPLGYSSTEGKIAETKQALADGANEIDMVINISDVKNKAYDKVTEEIRALKEVVGNKILKVIIETCYLTEEEKIAMCKAVTEAGADYIKTSTGFGTGGATLEDIKLFKKHIGPNVKIKAAGGVSTVEDLNMFINEGCDRLGTSRAVGLLKGEETQGY; encoded by the coding sequence ATGAATAATGCAGAAATTTTAAAACATGTTGACCATACTTTATTAAAGCCGGTAGCAACTTGGGATGATATAAAAAAAATATGTGATGAATCAATAGAATATAATACAGCATCAATATGTATTCCAGCTTGTTATATATCTCGTATACATGAAACATATGGGGACAAGATTAATATATGTACAGTAGTAGGTTTCCCTTTAGGATATTCTTCAACAGAAGGTAAAATAGCAGAAACAAAGCAAGCTTTAGCTGATGGTGCAAATGAAATCGATATGGTAATTAACATTTCAGATGTTAAAAACAAAGCATATGATAAAGTTACAGAAGAAATAAGAGCTTTAAAAGAAGTTGTTGGAAATAAGATATTAAAAGTTATCATTGAAACTTGTTATCTAACAGAAGAAGAAAAAATAGCTATGTGTAAAGCTGTAACAGAAGCAGGTGCTGATTATATAAAGACATCTACTGGTTTTGGAACAGGTGGAGCAACTCTTGAAGATATAAAATTATTCAAAAAACACATAGGACCAAATGTTAAGATTAAAGCTGCTGGTGGAGTAAGTACAGTAGAAGATCTTAATATGTTTATAAATGAAGGCTGCGATAGACTTGGAACAAGTAGAGCAGTAGGTCTTTTAAAAGGTGAAGAAACACAAGGATATTAA
- a CDS encoding pyrimidine-nucleoside phosphorylase, with protein sequence MRFVDIINKKREKKELTNEEIQFWIDGIVDGSIPDYQTSSLLMAIVLNGMNERETSYLAKSMMHSGDVIDLTSIEGIKADKHSTGGVGDKTSMALGPMVAACGLKVAKMSGRGLGHTGGTLDKLESIDGFNCFLTEEDFINQVKDIGVAIIGQTGDLVPADKKLYALRDVTGTVNAIPLIASSIMSKKLASGSDTILLDVKYGEGAFMHTIEEATNLAQAMISIGNSLGRNTMAMITDMNQPLGNTIGNSLEIIEAIETLKGTGPKDFTELCMQAGEIMLMQGKLAKDKDEARAMLKEGIESGRAFEKFKDMVKAQGGNVKMIEDTTLLPKSKFITEIKCEKNGYVETLHSEQLGILAMHLGAGRATKEDEINHGVGLILNCKKGDKVSVGDTICYVHHDNELKKEWIEELHEAFLISDNHVEASPLIEKILK encoded by the coding sequence ATGCGTTTTGTAGATATTATCAATAAGAAAAGAGAAAAAAAAGAACTAACTAATGAAGAAATTCAATTTTGGATAGATGGTATAGTAGATGGATCTATCCCAGATTACCAAACAAGTTCTTTATTAATGGCTATAGTATTAAATGGAATGAATGAAAGAGAAACATCTTATTTAGCAAAATCTATGATGCATAGTGGAGATGTAATAGATTTAACTTCTATAGAGGGAATTAAAGCAGATAAACATTCAACAGGTGGTGTTGGTGATAAAACATCTATGGCACTTGGACCAATGGTTGCAGCTTGTGGACTTAAAGTAGCTAAGATGTCAGGACGAGGTCTTGGACATACAGGTGGAACATTAGATAAGCTAGAATCTATTGATGGATTTAATTGTTTCTTAACAGAAGAAGATTTTATAAATCAAGTAAAAGATATTGGTGTAGCTATAATAGGCCAAACAGGAGATTTAGTTCCTGCAGATAAAAAATTATATGCATTAAGAGATGTTACTGGGACTGTAAATGCAATTCCTTTAATAGCTTCTTCTATAATGTCTAAAAAATTAGCATCTGGATCTGATACTATACTTTTAGATGTAAAGTATGGAGAAGGAGCATTTATGCATACTATTGAAGAGGCTACAAACTTAGCACAAGCTATGATTTCAATAGGTAATAGTCTAGGAAGAAATACTATGGCTATGATTACAGATATGAATCAACCTTTAGGCAATACAATAGGTAATTCATTAGAAATAATAGAAGCTATTGAAACTTTAAAAGGGACTGGTCCAAAAGATTTTACCGAGCTTTGTATGCAAGCAGGAGAAATCATGTTAATGCAAGGAAAGCTTGCTAAAGATAAAGATGAAGCAAGAGCAATGCTAAAAGAAGGTATTGAATCAGGAAGAGCCTTTGAAAAATTTAAAGATATGGTTAAAGCACAAGGTGGTAATGTAAAAATGATAGAAGATACAACATTACTTCCAAAATCTAAATTCATTACAGAAATAAAATGTGAAAAGAATGGATATGTTGAAACTCTTCATTCTGAACAATTAGGAATTTTAGCTATGCATTTAGGTGCTGGTAGAGCTACTAAGGAAGATGAAATTAATCATGGTGTTGGTCTTATACTTAACTGTAAAAAAGGTGATAAGGTAAGTGTAGGAGATACAATCTGTTATGTACATCATGATAATGAATTAAAGAAAGAATGGATAGAAGAATTACATGAAGCATTTTTAATAAGTGATAATCATGTAGAAGCTTCTCCACTTATTGAAAAAATATTAAAATAA